One window of Actinomycetota bacterium genomic DNA carries:
- a CDS encoding AAA family ATPase, producing the protein MICPSCGHENPEGNKFCGECAAPLVPTPSSQAEERKVVTVLFCDLVGFTASSDNADPEDVRARIRPYHSRLRTEIEGYGGTVEKFIGDAVMAVWGTPVAQEDDAERAVRTALDLMDAVAAMGEEIGAPALRARAGVLTGEAAVNLAAQGEGMVAGDLVNTASRIQSAAPAGQVFVGDATRRATEAAVVYEDAGLHELKGKAEPLRLHRALRVVAGVGGALKSMGLEPPFVGRERELRLVKELFHASAEDRKAHLLSVVGIGGIGKSRLSWEFYKYIDGLSDTMFWHRGRCLAYGEGVTYWALAEMVRMRARIVEAEEPSSAAEKLRACVEASVPDPEERRWIEPRLASLLGLEERAAHDREDLFGAWRLFFERLAEQLPVIMVFEDMQWADTSLLDFIEHLLDWSRSHPVFVMTLARPELAERHPHWAAGQRNFTSQYLEPLSTKAMEQLLTGLVPGLPEELRSQILARAEGIPLYAVETVRMLLDRGLLVREGNEYRTAGQVDKLEVPETLHALIAARLDGLSPDERRLVQDAAVLGKTSTKPALSALSGFPEEELDPILSSLVRKEILNVQADPRSPEHGQYGFLQDLVRTVAHDGLSRHDRRLRHLAAAEYLEQAWGSEEEEIVEVVASHYLEAHRADPSDVDAGHKARGMLVRAAERAASLGAGGEARRYYEQAIELAEDPLMEADLHERAGEAAALTADAAGARQHFERAETLFEELGRTRSAGRVQAALADLSFEAGDVVDAARRMERAHQALSSEEPGEELATVAAQLGRFLYFSGREDEALAPIEEALELAESLALREVFSHALNTRALMLQPKGRNEEAGVLLQHALQVALDADVPSAAFRSYNNLVALLARQDRHEEELETSRRGLELARRVGNRRWEWKFRSDMVNPLVHLGRWDEAVAIRDALGAEGALGVIAVAVEMAPIIPALLARGDLDEARAIVRSLEERADTREVQFHDTLAAARAMVARADGRPEEAIAIAEEILGDGQRSPADLAMRDIAVEGILAGLDLGEVERARGLLGLVERMPPGLFVPILQAQLPRLQARVAIAEGATAEPDFTPAEKAFRDFTMPFELAVTLLEHAEWLASAGRSQESSPLLEEAGEIFDRLQATPWLDRVEQARGRLSAGAS; encoded by the coding sequence GGACGACGCGGAGCGGGCGGTGCGGACGGCGCTCGACCTCATGGACGCCGTCGCCGCGATGGGCGAGGAGATCGGCGCGCCCGCGCTCCGGGCCCGGGCCGGTGTGCTGACCGGCGAGGCGGCCGTGAACCTGGCCGCGCAGGGCGAGGGCATGGTCGCGGGGGACCTCGTCAACACCGCCTCTCGGATCCAGTCCGCGGCTCCCGCCGGGCAGGTCTTCGTGGGCGACGCCACCCGCCGGGCCACCGAGGCCGCCGTCGTCTACGAGGACGCCGGCCTCCACGAGCTGAAGGGCAAGGCCGAGCCGCTCCGGCTCCACCGGGCCCTCCGGGTCGTGGCCGGGGTGGGCGGGGCGCTGAAGTCCATGGGCCTGGAGCCACCATTCGTGGGCCGGGAGCGCGAGCTCCGGCTGGTCAAAGAGCTGTTCCACGCCTCCGCCGAGGATCGCAAGGCTCACCTCCTGTCCGTGGTGGGCATCGGCGGCATCGGCAAGAGCCGGCTGTCCTGGGAGTTCTACAAGTACATCGACGGCCTGTCGGACACCATGTTCTGGCATCGCGGCCGGTGCCTGGCCTACGGAGAGGGCGTCACCTACTGGGCTCTCGCCGAGATGGTCCGGATGCGCGCGCGCATCGTGGAGGCAGAGGAACCGAGCTCTGCGGCCGAGAAGCTTCGCGCGTGCGTGGAGGCGAGCGTCCCGGACCCGGAGGAACGCCGGTGGATCGAACCCCGCCTGGCCAGCCTGCTCGGCCTCGAGGAGCGCGCCGCCCACGATCGGGAGGACCTGTTCGGAGCGTGGCGCCTGTTCTTCGAGCGACTCGCCGAGCAGCTCCCGGTGATCATGGTGTTCGAGGACATGCAGTGGGCCGACACCTCGCTGCTGGACTTCATCGAGCACCTCCTGGACTGGTCGCGCAGTCACCCCGTGTTCGTGATGACCCTGGCCCGGCCGGAGCTCGCCGAGCGCCATCCGCACTGGGCGGCCGGGCAGCGCAACTTCACCTCCCAGTACCTCGAGCCGCTGTCCACCAAGGCCATGGAACAGCTCCTGACCGGCCTCGTCCCGGGGCTCCCGGAGGAGCTCCGCTCGCAGATCCTGGCGCGAGCCGAGGGCATTCCCCTGTACGCCGTGGAGACGGTCCGGATGCTGCTGGACCGGGGGCTGCTGGTCCGGGAGGGCAACGAGTACCGGACCGCCGGCCAGGTCGACAAGCTGGAGGTCCCCGAGACGCTCCACGCGCTCATCGCCGCGCGGCTGGACGGCCTGTCGCCGGACGAGCGCCGCCTGGTCCAGGACGCCGCCGTGCTGGGCAAGACCTCGACCAAGCCGGCGCTCTCGGCCCTGTCCGGGTTCCCCGAGGAGGAGCTCGATCCCATCCTGTCTTCGCTGGTCCGTAAGGAGATCCTGAACGTCCAGGCGGACCCCCGGTCCCCCGAGCACGGCCAGTACGGCTTCCTCCAGGACCTCGTGCGTACGGTCGCGCACGACGGGCTGTCGCGGCACGACCGACGGCTGCGGCACCTCGCGGCTGCGGAGTACCTCGAGCAGGCGTGGGGGTCCGAGGAGGAAGAGATCGTCGAGGTCGTGGCGTCCCACTACCTCGAGGCACACCGGGCGGACCCCTCGGACGTGGATGCCGGTCACAAGGCACGCGGGATGCTCGTCCGGGCCGCGGAACGGGCCGCCTCGCTGGGGGCCGGCGGGGAGGCCCGTCGCTATTACGAGCAGGCCATCGAGCTTGCCGAGGACCCGCTCATGGAGGCCGACCTGCACGAGCGGGCCGGCGAGGCCGCGGCCTTGACGGCGGATGCGGCAGGGGCCAGGCAGCACTTCGAGCGGGCCGAGACGCTGTTCGAGGAGCTCGGACGGACGCGGTCGGCCGGACGGGTCCAGGCCGCGCTGGCCGACCTCTCCTTCGAGGCCGGCGACGTGGTCGATGCGGCGCGGCGGATGGAGCGGGCCCACCAGGCGCTCTCCTCGGAGGAGCCGGGGGAGGAGCTGGCCACCGTGGCCGCCCAGCTCGGCAGGTTCCTGTATTTCAGCGGCCGGGAGGACGAGGCCCTGGCGCCGATCGAGGAGGCCCTGGAGCTGGCCGAGAGCCTCGCGCTCCGCGAGGTCTTCTCGCACGCCCTGAACACGAGGGCCCTGATGCTCCAGCCGAAGGGCCGCAACGAGGAGGCCGGCGTGCTCCTCCAGCATGCTCTCCAGGTGGCACTGGACGCGGACGTCCCCTCGGCGGCATTCCGCTCGTACAACAACCTCGTCGCCCTGCTGGCCAGGCAGGACCGGCACGAGGAGGAGCTGGAGACATCGCGGCGAGGGCTGGAACTGGCGCGCCGGGTCGGCAACCGCCGGTGGGAATGGAAGTTCCGCTCCGACATGGTCAACCCGCTCGTCCACCTGGGCCGCTGGGACGAAGCAGTGGCGATCCGCGACGCTCTCGGTGCAGAAGGTGCGCTCGGCGTCATCGCGGTCGCCGTGGAGATGGCTCCGATCATCCCGGCCCTCCTGGCCCGTGGAGACCTGGACGAGGCCCGGGCCATCGTCCGGTCGCTGGAGGAGCGGGCGGACACGCGAGAGGTGCAGTTCCACGACACCCTGGCCGCGGCCCGGGCGATGGTCGCGCGGGCCGACGGGCGCCCGGAGGAAGCGATTGCCATCGCCGAGGAGATCCTGGGAGATGGCCAGCGATCGCCGGCCGACCTGGCCATGCGGGACATCGCCGTGGAGGGCATCCTGGCCGGCCTGGACCTCGGGGAGGTCGAACGGGCCCGAGGACTGCTCGGTCTCGTGGAACGCATGCCGCCCGGGCTCTTCGTCCCGATCCTCCAGGCGCAGCTTCCGAGGCTCCAGGCCCGGGTGGCCATAGCGGAGGGCGCCACGGCAGAGCCGGACTTCACGCCCGCCGAGAAGGCGTTCCGCGACTTCACCATGCCGTTCGAGCTCGCGGTGACGCTGCTCGAGCACGCGGAATGGCTGGCTTCCGCGGGCCGGTCACAGGAGTCGTCACCGCTCCTGGAAGAGGCCGGAGAGATCTTCGATCGCCTCCAGGCGACGCCGTGGCTGGATCGCGTGGAGCAAGCGCGCGGCCGCCTCAGTGCGGGTGCGAGCTGA